The genomic DNA CACCTGCTCGAAGGCGAGACCAAGGACGGCTTCGGCTTCATCTTGACAGGCCGCGTCAACGACATCGGCCCCCAGTCGATTGGCACACCCGCCACGCTCAAGGGCCTGGAAGCCATGCACCAGGCGCATGGCCGCCTGCCGTGGAAGCAGGTGGTGGAGCCCGCGATCCGCTGGGCCTCGGACGGTTTCTTTGTGCGCCCCGGCATGCACGCCTTCTGGATCGACGAGCCCGCCATGGGCCGCGTCGGCAACCTGGAGCGGCTGCAGTACTGCGAGGACAGCCGCAACCTGTACTGCCGCCCCGATGGCCGCCCCAAGCCCATCGGCACGCCGCTGCGGAACGTTGGCATGGCCAGCGTGCTGCGCCAGATCGCCGAAGAAGGCTCGCAGCCGTTCTACCGGGGCGATCTGGCCCAGAAGATGATCGCGCACCTGCAGTCGCTGGGCGCGTTGATCACGCTCGAGGACCTGGCCCGGTACGAGGTCACGCGCAACCCGCCGCTGGTGGGCAGCTACCGCGACCGCACCGTCACCACCAACCAGCCCCCCGGCGGCGGCGCCATGCTGCTGGAGATGCTCAACATCCTGGAGCACTTCGAGCTGCGCGGCATGGAGCACAACAGCCCCGAATACATCCGGCTGGTGTGCGAGGCGATGAAGAAGGCGACGGCCGACAAGGACCGCTGCATCGGCGATCCGAAATTCTTCGACGTGCCGCTCGACAAGCTCCTGTCCAAGGACATGGCCCGCGAGGCGGCCGAACAGATCCGCGCGGGCCAGCGCTTCAGCGTGGAGCGCGTGAACCCCGGCGCGCCCGTGCCACGCGACACCACGCACCTGAGCGTGGTCGATGCGGACGGCAACGCCGTGTCGATGACGCACTCGCTGGCCATGCCCTCGGGCATCATCACGCCGGGCATGGGCTTCCTGTACAACGGCTGCATGGGCGTGTTCGACCCGCGCCCGGGCCGTGCGGGCAGCATCCAGCCGGGCAAGAGCCGCTTCACGTCGTCCTGCCCCACCATGACGTTCAAGGACGGCGGGCTGGACATCGTGCTGGGCGCACCGGGTGGAACGCAGATCGCCATGGGCGTGCTGCAGGTGCTGCTCAACGTGATCGACCACGGCATGGAGATGCAGGCCGCCGTGTCGGCGCCGCGGTTTTCGTCCACCAGCAACGCCATCGACGTGTGCAACCGCATCCCGCGCCACACCACGCGCGCGCTCGAAGCCCAGGGCTACGCGGTCGGCCGCAACCCCTACAACTACACCATTGGCTGGGTTCACGGCGTGCAGGTGCAGCCCGACGGCCTGCACGGCGGCGCCGACCCCGGACGCGATGGCGTGGCGTACAAGCTGCGCATGGACGCGGCGCACTGAGCGCCAGCGGGCGGGCAGGCGGGCCCGCGGCGAAGCCGCGTCACTCGCTCCTCTTTGGATAGCTGGTGGCGATTCATCGATCAGCGCCACCCGCCTCTCCGGCCCCTGATCGGCCGCTCAACGTAACGCAGCGCAGGGCGGGGTGCGCGGGCCGGGGCGCCAAGGCATCATCGGCCCGCTCCCGGCATGCGCCGACCGGCTTGCCCCTACCTGGCCCGCAGCAGTTCGCCCACTTCCAGCAGCACCAGCTCGTTGTCATCGGCCTTGTTCGGCTCGCGGCTGCTGCTGAAGGGCAGGTTGTTGTCGTTGCCCACGACGATGTGCGTGCCGTCCACCACGTCCACGTTCTCGATGGTGAAGAACGGGAAGGTGAGCACGCCGTTGTTCAGCGGCTTCCGGGCCAGGCGCTGCGGGTCCTGGATGTTCATCAGGTCGATGTAGCCCACCTTGCGGATCTCGCCGCCCACGTTGGCGTCGCTCATCTCAACCTTGTAGACGCGCTTGAACTTGGCGAGGTCGTGGAAGCAGTCGGTGCGCTTGTGGCCTTCCGGGCAGGCCTTGTCGGCTGTGCCTTCGCCGTTGTCGCGTTCGATGATCAAACCCGTGGTGCTGTCGATCATGTTGAAGTCGCCGATCGCGTGGTGGTTGGCCTCCAGCACGTACTTCCAGTGGCGGCCCGTCCACTGCTCGCTCTTCACATCGAACTCCAGCACGCGCAGGTACTGCCTGCCGCCCACGTTCTCATACGCCTTGGCCTCATCGTTCCACAGCGCGCCTTCCAGCAGCGCATAGAGCTTGCTGCCGTCCCTGGACGCGGCCATGCCTTCGTAGCCCTTGGAACGCTTGACCTCGAACGGCGTGGGCTTGGCGTCCGGCGCGCCGGGCATCAGCACGCCGGGGGCGTCGGGCGAGCGCACCACCTTGCCGTCCACCTTGGTCTCGAACACACCCAGCACCTTGCCGTTCAGGTCGGCCTTGATGAGGGAGGGACCGAACTCGTCGCCGATCCACAGCGCGCCGCCCGCGAACTGGAAGCTCTCGGGGTCGAAGTCGGCACCGGTCAGGTAGCGCTGTTCCGTGCCTTCGTGCGTGATGCGAAACGGCACCTTCTTGTCCGGGTCGTGCAGGAACACGGTCTTGATCCGGTTGAACTGGCCGCTCTTGAAGTCCACGGCGTAGTGGTTGAGGTAGAGCATGAAATCCGGCGAATTGGCCTTGGCGCCCGCGCCGTTGTCGGTGAGGATCCAGAACGAGCCGTCGGCCATGCGCTTGATGCCCGAATGGCCCTGGATGGGCTGGCCCCTGAAGGGCACGGACACGCCGGTGTCGCGCCCGCCCGACTGGCCCATCACGGTGCCCACGGCCTCCACGCGGCGCGGGGTGGTGAACTTGCCGCTGGCCTGCAGGTCCTGCGGGGCGTCCTTGGGCGCGGCGATCAGCGTGAAGGCCGGCAGCACGGCGTGGCCCGCCAGCGTGGCGGGGTAGGCCTGCTGGGCGTGGGAAGGAACCAGGGCAGCGCAGGCCAAGGTGGCGCCAGCAGCAATGCGTGAGAGGTGAAACATGCGTCGACTTTGAAGAAACAAAAGGCGGACGATGCCGGGGCGGTGTGACAGGGAAGTGACGGAGGGCACACGCGCGTTCTTTTCTACGCACCGGAAAACCTCGACACCCCCCTTGCCGTGCGGGCGGGTGGTCCGACGCGGCTAAAAATCCAATATGATGGACAAAATCCCATTTGATGGAAATCCAATGCCCCTCTCCGCCGAGGACATCAGCGCCAGGATTGGCCGCCGCATCCATGGGCTGCGTGCGTCGCGCAACGACAGCCTCGACAGCCTGGCCGCCCGTTCCGGCGTGAGCCGCTCAATGATCTCCGTGATCGAACGGGGCCAGACCAACCCGACGGCGGTGGTGCTCGACCGCCTGGCATCGGCGCTGGGCGTGTCGCTGGGCGAACTGTTCGGCGAGGCGCCGCCCACCCCGGCGCGGGCCGCTCCGCTGGTGC from Acidovorax sp. A79 includes the following:
- the ggt gene encoding gamma-glutamyltransferase, whose protein sequence is MKKEAMVVCPQPEAAESGIDILRAGGNAVDAAVACALAQTVVDPLMCGIAGFGTAAVYLPGARVHEYFDFHSPAPLAARENMWEHLLEGETKDGFGFILTGRVNDIGPQSIGTPATLKGLEAMHQAHGRLPWKQVVEPAIRWASDGFFVRPGMHAFWIDEPAMGRVGNLERLQYCEDSRNLYCRPDGRPKPIGTPLRNVGMASVLRQIAEEGSQPFYRGDLAQKMIAHLQSLGALITLEDLARYEVTRNPPLVGSYRDRTVTTNQPPGGGAMLLEMLNILEHFELRGMEHNSPEYIRLVCEAMKKATADKDRCIGDPKFFDVPLDKLLSKDMAREAAEQIRAGQRFSVERVNPGAPVPRDTTHLSVVDADGNAVSMTHSLAMPSGIITPGMGFLYNGCMGVFDPRPGRAGSIQPGKSRFTSSCPTMTFKDGGLDIVLGAPGGTQIAMGVLQVLLNVIDHGMEMQAAVSAPRFSSTSNAIDVCNRIPRHTTRALEAQGYAVGRNPYNYTIGWVHGVQVQPDGLHGGADPGRDGVAYKLRMDAAH
- a CDS encoding esterase-like activity of phytase family protein; the encoded protein is MFHLSRIAAGATLACAALVPSHAQQAYPATLAGHAVLPAFTLIAAPKDAPQDLQASGKFTTPRRVEAVGTVMGQSGGRDTGVSVPFRGQPIQGHSGIKRMADGSFWILTDNGAGAKANSPDFMLYLNHYAVDFKSGQFNRIKTVFLHDPDKKVPFRITHEGTEQRYLTGADFDPESFQFAGGALWIGDEFGPSLIKADLNGKVLGVFETKVDGKVVRSPDAPGVLMPGAPDAKPTPFEVKRSKGYEGMAASRDGSKLYALLEGALWNDEAKAYENVGGRQYLRVLEFDVKSEQWTGRHWKYVLEANHHAIGDFNMIDSTTGLIIERDNGEGTADKACPEGHKRTDCFHDLAKFKRVYKVEMSDANVGGEIRKVGYIDLMNIQDPQRLARKPLNNGVLTFPFFTIENVDVVDGTHIVVGNDNNLPFSSSREPNKADDNELVLLEVGELLRAR